A single window of Oncorhynchus keta strain PuntledgeMale-10-30-2019 chromosome 34, Oket_V2, whole genome shotgun sequence DNA harbors:
- the LOC118366689 gene encoding oligodendrocyte transcription factor 2-like — MDSDTSRVSSRPSSPEVHDMFLHAMKKHMVGFSGTVSSTQSDSPPEIPADMRSLSDDDDDITLKMLSKKDRKLLSENELQGMRLKINSRERKRMHDLNIAMDGLREVMPYAHGPSVRKLSKIATLLLARNYILMLSNSLEEMKRLVSEIYGSGHHSSFHPSACGTMAHTGPLPGHPTVSHASHPVHHPLLPPAVSTAASLSATGLTSIRPHHGLLKAPSAGPGPLGSSFHHWGAGMPCPCSMCQVPPPHVSGMSAVTMSRLTSDSK; from the coding sequence ATGGACTCCGATACCAGCCGAGTGTCTAGCCGACCTTCCTCCCCCGAAGTGCACGATATGTTTCTGCATGCGATGAAGAAGCATATGGTAGGCTTCTCCGGTACTGTCTCGTCAACACAGAGCGACTCTCCACCGGAGATACCCGCGGACATGCGGAGCCTTTCCGACGATGATGATGATATCACTCTGAAAATGCTGTCAAAGAAGGACCGTAAACTGCTATCGGAGAACGAGCTGCAGGGGATGCGACTGAAAATCAACAGCCGGGAGCGGAAGAGGATGCACGACCTCAACATCGCCATGGACGGTCTCCGGGAGGTTATGCCTTACGCGCACGGGCCTTCGGTGCGCAAGCTTTCCAAAATCGCCACTCTCCTCCTGGCGAGAAACTACATCTTGATGCTGAGCAACTCGCTTGAGGAGATGAAGAGACTGGTCAGTGAGATCTATGGCAGCGGACACCACAGCAGCTTCCACCCCTCCGCCTGTGGGACCATGGCGCACACTGGGCCACTGCCCGGCCATCCGACTGTTTCCCACGCCTCCCACCCGGTGCACCACCCACTTCTTCCCCCTGCGGTCTCCACCGCAGCCTCTCTCTCAGCAACGGGTCTTACCTCGATCAGACCCCACCATGGACTCCTGAAGGCGCCCTCAGCCGGTCCGGGCCCCTTGGGCAGCAGTTTCCATCACTGGGGCGCAGGGATGCCCTGTCCGTGTAGCATGTGCCAGGTGCCACCTCCACATGTGTCCGGCATGAGCGCTGTCACCATGTCCAGGCTGACGAGTGACTCCAAATGA